The DNA sequence catcaaacggaaggtggaggagcgcaaggtctctaacatccaccagctctgtgatgtcggcatggaggagtggaagaggactccagtggcaacctgtgaagctctggtgaactccacgCCCAAGagagttaaggcagtgctggaaaataatggtggccacacaaaatattgacactttgggcccaatttggacattttcccttaggggtgtactcacttctgttgccagcggtttagacattaatggcagcGTGTtgtggggacagcaaatgtacactttatacgtgctgtacactcactactttacattgtagcaaagtgtcatttcttcagtgttgtcacatgaaaagatctaatcaaatatttacaaaaatgtgaggggtgtactgacttttctgagatactgtatatatatatatatatatacaaatatattataattcaattaattattttaaataggaCTCTAATCCTCTGATGTCTGGTCCTCATTCCACCATTAGCTTTGACAGATCACATTCATACTCTTACGTGGAAAGCAGGAGACTCGGGAAAAAGACATACAAAGAGCAGTACGTCTACATTTACAGGTAAATCATGACTAATGACTAAACTGGGCAGGAAGCTTACCCATAGAAGCATAGGGCCAGTGAACAAAAgattgctggttcaaatcccagagccCTTGATGGGATTTGAACCCTGGATTCGCATGTGCCCTGTTTCAACCAAATAAGTCACAGGGAACCACTGCTCTCATAATATGGGTTGTTTCCAAGGAAAGATGTGCTGCAAGTTAAGGAACAATACCAGCACCCTCAACTGAAAGGAGAGGGGACGAACGACACTGACGTTTTCTCCAGAGAGCCTTTCATCATCCGATTTCACTCACCCACTACCTGTAAGAGCCTCTGAAATATCACCTTTCTtccaagagagagaaagagagagaacgagggagagagcaagaaagagacCAAAAAAGAGAGACGATTaaaatgaaagagacagagagagaaagagggagtaaGAAAACCTGAGGGTTCTGTGATCTAATGCAATAGAGGACATCCCAGATCTATTACAAACAATTAGCGAGGACTGTATTTGTGATGTCTAACTCTCCTCCTCTGCAGTGGTCAAGGATTTTGTCCTGGTGGGGCAGCATACCTGTCCCAAAACGGCCATGAAGGAGATTGATGAGCTCTACACTGTATTCCAGGGCATCTGTAAGAAATGGAAGACCGATGTGAGTTGATTTAGATGAACTTTCTATAGGTGCTACCCTTAGAGGATCACAAAAGCTTCCTTATCTCACTGTTACTTGTGAGGCAATGtgactttctttttttatatgtgTGCATTTAACTTCCTGCTTGCCACATCCTCCTAGAATGTGGTGATTCTGGGCGACTTGAATGCTGACTGCAGCTACATCACCATTAAAGGCTTCAAAGCCGTGCGACTGAGAAGCGACCCCAAATTCCGCTGGCTGATAGGAGATGAACAGGATACGACTGTCCGAGAGAAGACACACTGCGCTTATGACAGGTTAGAGACCCTAGAAATGCCCTTCTAGCCAAATTAGAAACAGGTACTCAAACCCTCAGTGGCCTGAAATCCCGGTGTCATTAAGGCCAGGCAATTGAATCCCGGTAATGCTTACCGACACCGACCTGTGGGCATGTGGAGTTTGGTGCACGTTGTCTCAGCTCCATCCAGGGTATGTGAGAATGACGATACAGTTGCTCagaagagagacacagggagcaCATTCCATAAATAAGACAAAAACCTACATGTCACTTAAGTTTTGGGGCAACATAAGAGGTATGCAGACACGTTTCAGCTACCAAGCCTTCGTCAGAGTTTGTACGATGTGTAACTGTATTGGGATTGTTTCTGGGCCTGCACTTGCTGTGAACTATTTTAATTACAGAGCACTTTTCTGATCTATAGTATATGAGAATATATATGAGTGTCAGTTACAACCTGACGTGTTTCTTACCACTTCAGGATTGTAGTCCATGGCCGAGAGATGATTTTTGGGATTGTTCCTGACTCAGCTAAACCCTTCAACTTTAAAGAACAGTTCAGCTTAACTGAAGAAGAGGTAACCTGCTAATGCAGACATTcatgtcattttaaaacaactgaAATGGTTGATGCACATTTACGTCAAcctgtaattttttattgtactgattgtttgtttgttcaggCACTGGAGGTCAGTGACCACTTCCCTGTAGAAGTTGACCTGAAACCCAATCATCGCTACCTCCTCAGAAATGAACTGTAGACCCCTGACAACATGATGCAAAACAGTTTAAATTTACATTGGATTTATGACTACGTGTTTTCCTAAATGATTATACAAACAAATctacataataaattgctccaaTGATATTCAATTCCATTGTGGACTAATCCCTTACTCAGACTAACAAAACTATGCAAATGCAATGCAAGAACTCTGTGTCCAGTTTGTTAACTACACCCATCCAGAAACAAGTGTCTGACTCAATTTTCTATTTCCTTAGTCAAAGACGTGTGATCTTGGTCCATGTTGACCCTGTGGAATGAGACAGCAAATAATTAATTCAGGGAACAGGCATTTTGTCTCATATGCCAGGCTTCTGCGCTGGGTGTGACTGCCTGTCGTAACATGTAATTAAACCAGTTGGATTTAATGCCTGAATCCTTTATGTAATCCTTTTAAATGTAGATTAGACCTTTGCAACTGtattttaaaggtattttacaATGCAATGTTGTATCGTCTGTGTGGATCCCTGGGGGAGAAGCTGTGATTTATTGGGAATCCTTTTAAATACAGAAAGAATCTCCAAGATGCTATATTAGGTGAGAGCCAGTGCAGGCAACTTGCGTAAACTGATCCCAAACTGGAGACACCTTTTCCAGTTTGAATCAGATCGGAGTGCAATCCAGTGTGGTTGATCTGTGACAGTGATGGACAACTGTCAACCTGTCTCACTGAGGCCCACCTGTCAGCTCACTCCATTCAGTTCAACCTTGACCTTGCTCAGCAACGCACCTGCACAGTCTGTCTCTTTGAACCCTGGACTCTGTTGAGTGTGAAATGCCCCAGGAGGGCGTCTGTTTATCTGACAACCCTGTCACCAGTAATCATACCAGGCTTAAAGCTGCTCAGCCTGTCCGTCTGCATTATGTAGCAAGCTCAGCCACGAGACTTACCGTCTGAAAGAGAGCTCTAATAAACGGGGTGTTCTTCTCCAGGCATTAGCATTGCAAGTGAATGCTCAGGGGCCTCCAAAAGGCTAAAACCGGCTCTGCTGTAGATGATACACCTTCAGTTGACAGAGCCACGCAGAGAGACGTGCAGGGAAGTGGTAGAACTCACCCGAGACAGAGGAAAGGCTTGTGTTAGAATACATCTGAAACTAAAACCACAGACGTGTTCCATCTATGGTGAGTACATCAACATAAACATGAACCTATGTTGCTTCATTCGCAAAGAACTGAATAATTTTTCAACAAACTGGTTGTGAgacattgaaaaacatttgcGTGCTAATGTCTTAATTGTTGTTCTGTCGTTTTGCACTCTCTGTCTGTGGCTGCTTGTCTGGATTTTTTATCTGTTTCTGCGAAACCTTTTTAACAGGAAACAAGCCGAAGAAATTCAAAAAGGTGAAACAAGACAAACTTGATAGGAAATTATGCTTTCAAATATTACATTGCAATTTGCCCGTTGCTTGCTTAGTGATAAGCTGAATAACCGAGTCGCGTAAACATTGTTTGTCATTTTCTAGAGAAGATGGAACAGAACATTGCTGACTTGTTAACGGATGCTTTTTCAGGTAGGCTTGTTGAGCAGTGCATCTTCATTACAATATAGTGCAATCACTTCCTGAAAGCTTTTGTTCAGTTCTTTGTATTTGTTCTTATCTTCCATCTCATATTGTCTTTCTACCATTCGGGATGTTGCTGGTACAGACACATCCCTCTTATCTTTCCCTGAAGGAGATTTAGACTTTGAGCCTCTCAATTTTGAGGAGGACAAACAAGCTCTCTCTCATGGAAGACTGCCGGTGCTGACCGAGGAAGAGGAAAATTTGGATGAGGAtgaagaaaaggaaaacaaggaGCCTAGTTGTGAAAACGAAAATGTCCCTGGACATATCTCACAACAGACATATGTGCGTTTGACTGAAGAGTTCACACAACATATCAaggagcaggaagaggaggaagaggaagaaaaggaagaTGAAGAAGGGGAAGAGGATGAaggggaagaagaggaagatgaagaagaggaagatgaagaaggggaagaggaggaaggggaagaagaggaagaggaagaagaggaagatgaagaaaTGGTGGCGGATGAGCCTGGTAGCCCAACTGAGGCTGTACATGATCATTTCTCAACGGAGACATGTGACATAAGTATGACAGACGAGGATGAAGACAACGAGGAGGaaagtgaggaagaggaggaagaggaaatgAATTCAGAAGAAGACCCTGGAATAGAGAACCCAAACGGTTGGTCTGTGGTTGGTCACTACAATGAAGACGGTTGTGAGAGCGGCGAGGAGCATATTGAGAATGTTGTAGCGATAGGGCGACCTTTGGCGGAGAAGAATGTGGAGAACCATGCCACTGAAAACGAAGACCATGAGGCTTGTGAGAACAGTGATGTGAGGTGCTTTGAGGGTGTCACTGAAGATGTCACCATGgtgacaacagagagacagccgGCTGAGGACCACAATGACCTGTCTTCCGATTCAGACCTGGAGGTCATAAGAAGCCCCACAAAGGACAACCCGGGAGAGGAGGGATGTAATGTGGACTTACATGTTCCACAGgagactgaggaagaggagcaaGATGAAGGTGACAGATCTCAAGAGGTGTTCCACGGTGTCACTGATCCCGCAGCTCTTGCAGAACTACTGGATGAGGACAAAATGAAGGACTTCCTGGGTGACGACCACCAAGGGGCGGGGGAAAGC is a window from the Esox lucius isolate fEsoLuc1 chromosome 12, fEsoLuc1.pri, whole genome shotgun sequence genome containing:
- the dnase1l1l gene encoding deoxyribonuclease I-like 1-like, whose product is MKASLLVTCFVAIALWHIALSLKICAFNVQSFGEAKAHNRKVMGILIKILARCDLCLIQEVRDSKGEAIPTLVKALNSFDRSHSYSYVESRRLGKKTYKEQYVYIYRKDVLQVKEQYQHPQLKGEGTNDTDVFSREPFIIRFHSPTTLVKDFVLVGQHTCPKTAMKEIDELYTVFQGICKKWKTDNVVILGDLNADCSYITIKGFKAVRLRSDPKFRWLIGDEQDTTVREKTHCAYDRIVVHGREMIFGIVPDSAKPFNFKEQFSLTEEEALEVSDHFPVEVDLKPNHRYLLRNEL